The segment TGACATCGATCACCTCATCGAGTTCATAGCCTTTGCCCTTCTTGTAACCGGAACGAGCGTACCTCTTCAGGCCGGTGTGGTAGAGATGTCTTGTAAGCCCTTCCTTCATCTGTTCGGCCGCTCTGCCGTATTTCTCTGCCAGGGGAGCATCCTGAAAGAGTCTTGCAAAATTCGCTGCCGCCCTGAGGCCGGCAATCACCGCTGCGACAGTAAATGAGTGCACTCCAAAACGCTCTTCCCAGAGATCATAGGAGGGGATGGGCAGCAGGGTCTCGGGATCCCGGTGAGCGACCAGAAAGTCGGCAGACTTCTGTATCAATTCGTTGTAAAGACCTCTGATGAACCCTATTTCTCTAGAATTCTCGTAGTGTATCCAGAGCGCCCAGAGAATCAAGGCCGTCGAGTCCTCCTGTATCGGAAGCACGGCTTTCCCTTCCAATAACCACGGGTGCCAATTGCTGGCCAGTGATCCGTCAGGATTGTAATGCTGGTAAAGATACCCCTCCTCTGACAGAGCACGAGAGCAAAATTCGAAGAACTTCCTGCACACATCCGAGTAACCCGCCTTGGCCAAGGCGGCAGCCACGAAGGCCCCATCGCGGCCCCACATGTAGGAATACGTGTCTTTCCCAAAACGGACTATGTCCGAGTCATTGGCCGCGATGATCGCTCCCCGGTTGTCGATCTGTGTTCTCAAAATCAGGAGGCTTCGGTTGAAAATGTCGATGACCGTTTTGGGTAGATCTCCAAAGAATCTGGGCTCTTTTTCAACCCATGCTTTCCAGTAACCCGACGTGCTTTTGATCAGCTCTGCCGGCGTCTTCTCTATCACTTCATGGTTGAGTCGAGCCACCTCATGGTAAAGCCTGCCTGCCGCCACCCAGTAGAAAGCCTCCACCTTCCCGCCCGAGGCCAACTGCATCCGCATCCCGATCGTGGAGTCGGCAGAGCCCCAGGAAATCTGGTTCCCGCTGAGTTCGCCGTCCTCGGCGTCCTTCCAGGTTCTTTCGCTCCCCGGAACTTCCTTGTCCCCGCACGCGTAGTAATCCACGCCGCACTTTTCGGCCACACGACAATTAATAAGAAAGTAGCGATTGGCTTTGTAGTGTATGACGGACCGGGTTCGTGGATCGAAATAGGCCGTTTCTCCGATATCATTGCCATAGAGATGGAAGTCGTGGCTGAAAAAGAGCCTGACTTGACGTTCCGTCTTCTCCAGATTTGTCACCTCGATCCTTCTTATGTATACGTTCAAGTCTACGTCGACCACGTCGGAGCAGCGCAACTCCAGGCCCAGAGCCTCGTTCTTCAGAAAGACGTCGGTAGCGAGGCTGTTGTCGCGATATCTCAGCTCCTTTTCCCACTCCGGGCCCATCCAGGAGCATCGTCCATCCGCCCAGACTCCGAACCGAAATGGGTTCCCCTTCGAATGGTTCTCCTGACCTATCAGGGGGAAATATACATCCCGGATCTGATAATCCGAATCGAAGTTGAAAAGAAGATTGCCATTGCTTACGGGAATGTCTTTGGGCATGGTTTCCGACGTGCCTGTACCCGACCGTGGAGAGGTCTCGAGAGATCGCCGATCGAAAAGCTCCTGTACCTGTCCGATACCCTATGGCCGCCGGCTATCTCTTGATACAACCTTGAATACCCACAGGCCATGACCTTCGTGGAGAAACGATTCTCCACGTGTCTCCGGCACTCGTCGGGATCGATATGGTCGATCCTGTCAACCGCCCCGGCCATGTCACTCATGCAATCCACTATGAACCCTGTCTTCCCATCCACCATTATTTCCGGGACGGCGCCTCTATTGAATGCAATGGCCGGCGTGCCGCATGCCATCGACTCGATCAGAACAAGTCCAAACGGCTCATCCCACTGTATAGGGAACAAGGTGGCCCGTGCATGGCGGTACCATTTCTTTTTGTGCTCGCTGTTGATTTCTCCGATGTAGATAATCTGCTTATCGCAGTCCAACAGCGGACCTATTACATTGTTGTAGTAGTCATTATCGACCGGATATTTGCCGACTTCAACCAACAGGTCTATGGAGTTCTTCAAGCCGGCGAAGAACTCCCTGTCTGCGGCTTTATTCTGGATACAACCGGCAATGACAAGCTTGGAACAGGTTTTCTTTGCAATTTCTATGGCCTTGTCCTGGCCCTTGTCGGCGGTGACCCTGCCGATTGTGAACAGATAGCTTCCTCTGTCAGGCTCAGCCTTCAGAGGGTACTCTTCAACCTCAATTCCATGATAGACGACATCCTCTGTCTTCACCAGTCCGTTGTACTGGCCTTTTTGATACTCGCTTATCGGAACGCAATATACCGGCCGAGATGACAGGGGATTGCACCAGCGTTGGTAAGTCCCCTGCAGCCGGCTTTCTTTTGCCGGTACGTGAAGAGTCATCACAATCGGTAAATGCATAGCGAATACACCATCATAGATGAACTCAACCGCTTGTGCATCATGGGTGTGTATGACGTCGATGTCACCCATCTTCGCCCTGCTCAATACCCTTGAAAGGTGCAAATCCATGGTTCTACGCCGTTCCAGAGTGTCATCGCTCCAGTAGTCGCCGATGCTTTGATCGACGGTCACGTAATGCTCCCCGGCGACTCTGGAATCACCGGAACAGGCCACGATCGACCTGTAACCTAAAGAATGGAGTCCCTTGTCTATATTGTGGATGATTGTTTCTACCGGACCGTAGGACTGTCAGTTTGTCATGTTTGCTGTTTATTCTCAAGTCAAATGCCTTCAGGACGAGCCTGAGAGTTGATAATGAGGCCCCTTGGGCCGGTCATAATAATAATAACACGAAACTCGATAAATTGCCAAAATATCTATGAATCTTTAGTCTATGTGTTAACTTCGTAGCTTTTCACTTTAAGAAAAGGTCAATGCCTTGCCACTAAAGACAAATGTCATAATCCAAATAGTCACATTTTTTTCTGTCTTCAAGCGAATCCGATGTTTTCTACAAATTGCGACCTTGATAATGGTTTGTTGGTTTCAGGTCCTTCCTATGATCCTGCCTTTACAGGGCCAATAGAATCTTTTTCTGTTTCCATGACGACTGATCTGAGGCTACAAATGTCTTTTGCCGTCCTCTTCAGAACCGAAATCCAGTAGACTGTCGGCGGACATGCCGAGAAAAATAGAACCTTCCTTACCGGCTTCCGCAGACCTCCTTTTGGAAGAACTTTTACGTCGCAGGATCAGCAGAAGGTATGGTATACTATATACGGCCTTTTGTCTCATCCTGCAGAGGTCCACAGAAGTCCCCGGATGCCCGCCGGTTCGAAGTGGGTCTGGGACAGGTGGAAGGTTCATTCGACCCGGAATTTCAAGATGCCATGACCGGTTGCGATATGCTACCGAGGCATATAGAGAAACGACCTTGACAAACCGGCGGGCCGGCTTTGCTGTGACAAGGGAGGTGCCATATGTTTATCGAACTCTCCTATGAGATCGGCCCGGACATACCGGTCTACCCCGGTTCTCCTCGTGACGAATTCATTCCTGTGTCCAGAATGAAGGAAGGCGACGTCTGCAATGCCACGGTCCTTAAGCATTACCTCCATAACGGGACGCATGTTGATGCTCCTTTTCATTTCGGCCGTGACAGCCGGACGATCGACCAGATTTCAATCGATGATTTCGTCTATTATCAACCGTTGGTTATCGGGAAGCGACTGCACAGATCGGAGTTGGTTGAACCGGCCGATCTCCTGTCATACGGTGATTCTCTCTACTCGGCGGACATTCTTCTGATTTTTACCGGTTTTTCGCAGTTCCGGAATGATACCGCCGTCTTTGCCGACGATTTTCCGGCCATATCCCGTGAATCGGCAGAACTCATCCGTAAGAGTCTCCTAAACGTGAAGGCCGTTGCAATCGATACCCTGAGCATAGAAAGCCCTACTCTCGGCCCGGAGTCTGATTTTGAGGTCCATAGAACCCTGTTGGACGAAAGACTATACGATACCAGGCCGTTGCTCGTCTATGAGGATGTGAATATTGCAAGAGTCGTCGACAAGAAGATCAGGATGATATGTGCTTTTCCTTTGAGGCTGAAGGGGCTTGACGCCTCTCCAGTCAGCATGGTCGCCGAAATATGACATCCAACAAGAGCGGAGGGGAAAAGATGGGGGGAACAAGACAATCCACTGTTTCGGTTGTAAAGGTCGAATCAGCCGTCTATGATGAAATCGATTTCAAGGCGGTACTTGAAAAATCCCTCACGAATCTGGAAGAGAACGACATCGAGATACCCAAAGATGGTCTAGCTTTCGTCAAACCCAATGTTGTTATGGGGGCGTCGGCACGATCGAGTGTTACCACGGAACCCACGCTCATATCGAGTCTGATCGGCCTTCTGATGGAGAGAGGCGTAAGGAGGGTATATGTCGGAGATTCACCTGCAAGCTATCTGAAATCCGATGAAACCTTCAGGGAATCCGGGATGTTGGACGCGATCACACAGGCCGGAGGCGAATTCGTAGATATCGATGATCCATCGGAGAGAGTAAGCATTCCATTGCCGGGAAGTGACCTGCTTGAAAGCATCTCCGTTCCGCGGAAAGCCCTCGACTCGGACCATATCATAAATTTCGGAAAGTTGAAGACACACAAGATAGACGGTTTGACCTGTTGCGTAAAGAACTGGGTCGGGTTGATCCCGCAGGATCTCCGACTGCAGTACCACCAGTCGAGATTGGCCAAGCTCGTCTCCGAGCTTCACAAAGCCCTGCCCGAAACCCTGTGCCTCGCCGATGCCGTCATCGTCGGAGAGGGAGACGGCCCTGATTTGTCCCTTCCGAAATATCTGGGGTTGGTCCTCGCCTCAAACGATCCTGTCGGCCTCGATTCCATTGCCGCGGAACTGCTCGGCATCAACAGGAATGATCTCGGTTTTGCCTGGACCGCTCATCTCGACGGAGTAGGTGAGATAGAGAGGAACAGAATCAGGGTCATCGGTCCGGACATTTCTGAAGTGCAGATTCGCGTTGAAAAACCGGTGAGGGTTCTGTACAACAGATTCCCCTGCAATGTGGTCTTGGGTGGCCTGTGCGACGGCTGCTTCACCTGGTTTCTAGGGCCGGCAGTGGCATGGGAGAGGGACGGGACCTGGGACAGAATAAGGAAGAACGTCGGCAGGCCGACCTTTATGCTTGGTTTCAACGCCGTCGATATCAACTTCGAGAAGCATTTACAGGAAGGGCCCTATTTCGTCATCGGCGACTGTACTCCGGTTAAATATCAAAACCATCCAAAGACCATCTTCATTAGGGGTTGTTGTCCCGGACCGGCAATCCCTGAAACCATCTTGAGCGCCTGCAAGGCCGATTAGATCCATCCTTTCGGCCTGCACTCCAGGAACCCGGTCGCCCCTCGCTCACAGTCGGAATCTCGGAATCCAGGAGCGACGGAACAGTGCGCTTCCCGGGAGACGAGGCATGAACTAGGGAGGTTTTCCGCTTTTCGATCATGTCCTCTTGCTTTTTCTTCCAAAATAGATGCTGATCATGATCAAAATGATTATTCCATTGGCTATTCTTCTGCCCGCCTCCGGCATTTTCATCACGATCAAGATGCTCTCGAGAAGCACGAGAATCACCGCACCGGCCATCGTACCCAGGTAGCTGCCCTTGCCCCCTGTCAGCGGTGTCCCCCCGATCACAACAGCCGCGATCGACCAGAGAATGTACTCGTTGCCGATGCCCAAGAAGGCCGTTTGGGTATAACCGGCCATGAGGGCTCCCGTCAAGGCGGCACTCGCCCCGCTGATCGAGTACGCTATGGTCTTGATGGAATTCACCTTGACGCCGGATAGATACGCCGCTTTCTCATTGGCTCCGATGTAGTAGATCTTTCTTCCGAAAACCGTGGACCGGAGGAGGAAAATGAAGAGCGCGCTTAAGAAGATCCAGACCACTATGATTACCGGAACTAGGTCTAAGAGATTCCCCACTCCTATGTACCTCAGGATCGGGGATGCCAGACCTTTGGGTGCCCCCTGGCTGAATATCAGAGTTATTCCGGTTACGAGCGATCCAATGG is part of the Deltaproteobacteria bacterium genome and harbors:
- a CDS encoding glycoside hydrolase family 15 protein, coding for MPKDIPVSNGNLLFNFDSDYQIRDVYFPLIGQENHSKGNPFRFGVWADGRCSWMGPEWEKELRYRDNSLATDVFLKNEALGLELRCSDVVDVDLNVYIRRIEVTNLEKTERQVRLFFSHDFHLYGNDIGETAYFDPRTRSVIHYKANRYFLINCRVAEKCGVDYYACGDKEVPGSERTWKDAEDGELSGNQISWGSADSTIGMRMQLASGGKVEAFYWVAAGRLYHEVARLNHEVIEKTPAELIKSTSGYWKAWVEKEPRFFGDLPKTVIDIFNRSLLILRTQIDNRGAIIAANDSDIVRFGKDTYSYMWGRDGAFVAAALAKAGYSDVCRKFFEFCSRALSEEGYLYQHYNPDGSLASNWHPWLLEGKAVLPIQEDSTALILWALWIHYENSREIGFIRGLYNELIQKSADFLVAHRDPETLLPIPSYDLWEERFGVHSFTVAAVIAGLRAAANFARLFQDAPLAEKYGRAAEQMKEGLTRHLYHTGLKRYARSGYKKGKGYELDEVIDVSLLGLTILGALPPKDPRIVETVEAIHQQLWLKTPVGGCARYRNDVYQRPNDSPPDIPGNPWFISTLWLGEYFIARAETLQELHKALPYLEWCGKNAMPSGVFAEQVHPVNSSPLSVSPLTWSHSAFVWTVLQYTDKFREGVGRGSGLEL
- a CDS encoding ABC transporter permease produces the protein MKLRSGMNEKIVGFVVKEKLLILLFVIIVVMFGVGEIVSKGFLSYDHVGAVLRTASFLAIVSIGQTITILIAGIDLSVGALITMGNVFTCMFINGSNFNTLWAFPAIILLGALFGCFNGLGVAYLKISPLVMTLAIGSLVTGITLIFSQGAPKGLASPILRYIGVGNLLDLVPVIIVVWIFLSALFIFLLRSTVFGRKIYYIGANEKAAYLSGVKVNSIKTIAYSISGASAALTGALMAGYTQTAFLGIGNEYILWSIAAVVIGGTPLTGGKGSYLGTMAGAVILVLLESILIVMKMPEAGRRIANGIIILIMISIYFGRKSKRT
- a CDS encoding DUF362 domain-containing protein, giving the protein MGGTRQSTVSVVKVESAVYDEIDFKAVLEKSLTNLEENDIEIPKDGLAFVKPNVVMGASARSSVTTEPTLISSLIGLLMERGVRRVYVGDSPASYLKSDETFRESGMLDAITQAGGEFVDIDDPSERVSIPLPGSDLLESISVPRKALDSDHIINFGKLKTHKIDGLTCCVKNWVGLIPQDLRLQYHQSRLAKLVSELHKALPETLCLADAVIVGEGDGPDLSLPKYLGLVLASNDPVGLDSIAAELLGINRNDLGFAWTAHLDGVGEIERNRIRVIGPDISEVQIRVEKPVRVLYNRFPCNVVLGGLCDGCFTWFLGPAVAWERDGTWDRIRKNVGRPTFMLGFNAVDINFEKHLQEGPYFVIGDCTPVKYQNHPKTIFIRGCCPGPAIPETILSACKAD
- a CDS encoding glycosyltransferase — its product is MTVDQSIGDYWSDDTLERRRTMDLHLSRVLSRAKMGDIDVIHTHDAQAVEFIYDGVFAMHLPIVMTLHVPAKESRLQGTYQRWCNPLSSRPVYCVPISEYQKGQYNGLVKTEDVVYHGIEVEEYPLKAEPDRGSYLFTIGRVTADKGQDKAIEIAKKTCSKLVIAGCIQNKAADREFFAGLKNSIDLLVEVGKYPVDNDYYNNVIGPLLDCDKQIIYIGEINSEHKKKWYRHARATLFPIQWDEPFGLVLIESMACGTPAIAFNRGAVPEIMVDGKTGFIVDCMSDMAGAVDRIDHIDPDECRRHVENRFSTKVMACGYSRLYQEIAGGHRVSDRYRSFSIGDLSRPLHGRVQARRKPCPKTFP
- a CDS encoding cyclase family protein, which encodes MFIELSYEIGPDIPVYPGSPRDEFIPVSRMKEGDVCNATVLKHYLHNGTHVDAPFHFGRDSRTIDQISIDDFVYYQPLVIGKRLHRSELVEPADLLSYGDSLYSADILLIFTGFSQFRNDTAVFADDFPAISRESAELIRKSLLNVKAVAIDTLSIESPTLGPESDFEVHRTLLDERLYDTRPLLVYEDVNIARVVDKKIRMICAFPLRLKGLDASPVSMVAEI